The Arachis hypogaea cultivar Tifrunner chromosome 16, arahy.Tifrunner.gnm2.J5K5, whole genome shotgun sequence genome contains a region encoding:
- the LOC112755159 gene encoding uncharacterized protein isoform X1 yields MKEIEKRKTARNSETKSSRRTVRKENILQDNSSKTLSEKGTESKAPLARQTAKSFTSDSNTVSENSETYENMVIHYVDDVNRSEEVPVEMKVNEMVASESKNKVVDGHSSDMEKERNDGNEEVSDTETVKDSVSSQGDSFTNEDDENSEKASKDPKSKVRVAPIEGNRRLRERSDRKTNKQAAKVSNGNQKKPINSNKGPSRVTNKNTPSTNFKAVKAPAKLSSELSDGNGIDEKSVHVVKEIDIVDGSSNGAQSVGSEDESNETVDVEVKVEHEDNAAMQSKIEEMEVRIEKLEEELREVAALEVSLYSVVPEHGSSAHKVHTPARRLSRLYIHACKHWTQDRRATIAKNTVSGLILVAKSCGNDVSRLTYWLSNTVVLREILSQAFGSSFQTSHLVRLAESNGKSTALKWKVGSIGKQGKGFVKFVEDWQETGTFGSALERVESWIFSRLVESVWWQALTPYMQSPVGDSSNKSIGRLWGPSLGDQKQGSFSMNLWRNAFQDAFQRLCPVRAGGHECGCLPVLARMVMEQCIARLDVAMFNAILRESALEIPTDPVSDPIVDSKVLPIPAGDLSFGSGAQMKNSVGNWSRWLTDMFGMDVEDCLQDQESGENDESRDNDSKPKSFLLLNDLSDLLMLPKDMLMDKQVRREVCPSITLSLIIRVLCNFTPDEFCPDPVPGIVLESLHEEFMAERKLSPESARSFPYAAAPVFYVPPSSANVAEKVAEAGGKSHLERNASAVQKRGYTSDEELEELDSPLTSIIDKMPSSPTVTANGEGHHNEQGSITNVRYQLLREVWST; encoded by the exons ATgaaagaaattgagaagagaaAAACTGCAAGGAATAGTGAGACCAAGAGTTCGAGAAGAACAGTAAGGAAAGAGAATATATTGCAAGATAATTCATCCAAAACATTAAGCGAAAAAGGAACAGAATCTAAGGCACCCCTGGCTAGACAAACCGCAAAAAGTTTTACAAGTGATTCAAACACGGTCTCAGAGAATTCGGAAACTTATGAAAACATGGTTATACATTATGTGGATGATGTTAACAGGTCTGAGGAGGTACCTGTTGAGATGAAAGTTAATGAAATGGTAGCTAGTGAAAGCAAAAATAAAGTAGTTGATGGTCATTCCAGCGATATGGAGAAAGAGCGAAATGATGGGAATGAAGAAGTGTCAGATACGGAGACAGTAAAGGATTCAGTATCATCACAAGGTGATTCTTTCACAAATGAGGATGATGAAAATTCTGAAAAAGCTTCTAAAGATCCCAAAAGTAAGGTTAGAGTAGCTCCTATAGAAGGCAATCGTCGATTAAGGGAGAGATCTGATAGAAAAACTAATAAACAAGCAGCAAAGGTATCCAATGGTAATCAAAAGAAACCTATCAACTCAAATAAAGGGCCTTCTAGAGTTACCAACAAAAACACTCCTTCAACCAATTTCAAGGCTGTGAAAGCTCCTGCAAAACTTTCGTCAGAATTGTCTGATGGAAATGGAATTGATGAAAAATCTGTTCATGTGGTCAAGGAAATTGATATTGTGGATGGATCCTCAAATGGTGCTCAGAGTGTAGGAAGTGAAGATGAAAGTAATGAAACAGTTGATGTTGAAGTAAAAGTTGAGCATGAAGATAATGCAGCCATGCAATCAAAAATTGAGGAAATGGAAGTGCGAATTGAAAAGCTAGAAGAGGAACTAAGAGAAGTTGCTGCACTTGAGGTGTCACTTTATTCTGTGGTACCAGAGCATGGGAGCTCAGCGCACAAAGTGCACACACCTGCTCGTCGCCTTTCTAGGTTATATATACATGCTTGTAAGCATTGGACCCAAGACCGGCGGGCGACAATTGCCAAGAATACTGTTTCTGGCCTTATTTTGGTGGCCAAATCTTGTGGTAATGATGTTTCAAG GTTAACTTACTGGTTGTCAAATACTGTTGTGCTGAGAGAGATACTTTCACAAGCCTTTGGGAGCTCATTTCAAACTAGCCACCTTGTGAGGTTAGCCGAGTCAAATGGGAAGTCTACAGCACTGAAATGGAAAGTTGGCTCCATTGGCAAACAAGGAAAGGGCTTTGTGAAGTTTGTTGAAGATTGGCAAGAGACAGGAACATTCGGATCTGCACTAGAAAGAGTAGAATCATGGATATTCTCTCGGCTAGTGGAATCAGTATGGTGGCAG GCCTTGACTCCTTATATGCAGTCTCCAGTTGGAGACTCGTCAAATAAGTCCATTGGGAGGCTTTGGGGACCTTCCCTAGGTGATCAGAAGCAAGGGAGCTTTTCCATGAATCTATGGAGAAATGCTTTTCAAGATGCTTTTCAGCGGCTCTGTCCTGTTCGAGCAGGAGGTCATGAGTGTGGTTGTTTGCCTGTTTTGGCTAGAATG GTCATGGAACAGTGCATAGCTAGACTAGATGTAGCAATGTTCAATGCAATTCTTCGGGAGTCAGCACTTGAGATCCCAACTGATCCTGTATCAGATCCTATTGTGGATTCGAAGGTTTTGCCAATTCCCGCAGGAGATTTGAGCTTTGGTTCTGGTGCACAGATGAAAAATTCT GTTGGCAATTGGTCTCGATGGCTTACTGATATGTTCGGCATGGATGTTGAAGATTGTCTGCAAGATCAGGAGAGTGGTGAGAACGATGAGAGCAGGGACAACGATAGCAAACCTAAATCTTTTCTCCTCCTTAACGATTTGAGTGACCTTCTAATGCTCCCAAAGGATATGCTTATGGATAAACAAGTCAGACGAGAG GTATGTCCATCCATCACCCTTTCGTTGATTATACGGGTGCTCTGCAACTTCACTCCTGATGAGTTCTGTCCAGATCCTGTTCCAGGAATTGTGCTGGAATCTCTGCATGAGGAG TTTATGGCGGAGAGGAAGTTGTCACCAGAATCTGCTAGGAGTTTCCCGTATGCGGCTGCTCCTGTTTTCTACGTTCCTCCCTCCTCGGCTAACGTGGCGGAGAAAGTTGCAGAGGCCGGAGGAAAGTCTCACCTAGAGAGGAATGCCTCAGCCGTTCAGAAGAGAGGATATACCAGTGATGAAGAACTGGAGGAACTTGATTCCCCTCTTACATCCATCATTGATAAGATGCCTTCATCTCCTACAGTTACTGCTAATGGAGAAGGCCATCACAACGAGCAAGGAAGTATCACAAATGTTAGATATCAACTCCTTCGAGAAGTCTGGTCCACGTGA
- the LOC112755159 gene encoding uncharacterized protein isoform X2: MKVNEMVASESKNKVVDGHSSDMEKERNDGNEEVSDTETVKDSVSSQGDSFTNEDDENSEKASKDPKSKVRVAPIEGNRRLRERSDRKTNKQAAKVSNGNQKKPINSNKGPSRVTNKNTPSTNFKAVKAPAKLSSELSDGNGIDEKSVHVVKEIDIVDGSSNGAQSVGSEDESNETVDVEVKVEHEDNAAMQSKIEEMEVRIEKLEEELREVAALEVSLYSVVPEHGSSAHKVHTPARRLSRLYIHACKHWTQDRRATIAKNTVSGLILVAKSCGNDVSRLTYWLSNTVVLREILSQAFGSSFQTSHLVRLAESNGKSTALKWKVGSIGKQGKGFVKFVEDWQETGTFGSALERVESWIFSRLVESVWWQALTPYMQSPVGDSSNKSIGRLWGPSLGDQKQGSFSMNLWRNAFQDAFQRLCPVRAGGHECGCLPVLARMVMEQCIARLDVAMFNAILRESALEIPTDPVSDPIVDSKVLPIPAGDLSFGSGAQMKNSVGNWSRWLTDMFGMDVEDCLQDQESGENDESRDNDSKPKSFLLLNDLSDLLMLPKDMLMDKQVRREVCPSITLSLIIRVLCNFTPDEFCPDPVPGIVLESLHEEFMAERKLSPESARSFPYAAAPVFYVPPSSANVAEKVAEAGGKSHLERNASAVQKRGYTSDEELEELDSPLTSIIDKMPSSPTVTANGEGHHNEQGSITNVRYQLLREVWST, translated from the exons ATGAAAGTTAATGAAATGGTAGCTAGTGAAAGCAAAAATAAAGTAGTTGATGGTCATTCCAGCGATATGGAGAAAGAGCGAAATGATGGGAATGAAGAAGTGTCAGATACGGAGACAGTAAAGGATTCAGTATCATCACAAGGTGATTCTTTCACAAATGAGGATGATGAAAATTCTGAAAAAGCTTCTAAAGATCCCAAAAGTAAGGTTAGAGTAGCTCCTATAGAAGGCAATCGTCGATTAAGGGAGAGATCTGATAGAAAAACTAATAAACAAGCAGCAAAGGTATCCAATGGTAATCAAAAGAAACCTATCAACTCAAATAAAGGGCCTTCTAGAGTTACCAACAAAAACACTCCTTCAACCAATTTCAAGGCTGTGAAAGCTCCTGCAAAACTTTCGTCAGAATTGTCTGATGGAAATGGAATTGATGAAAAATCTGTTCATGTGGTCAAGGAAATTGATATTGTGGATGGATCCTCAAATGGTGCTCAGAGTGTAGGAAGTGAAGATGAAAGTAATGAAACAGTTGATGTTGAAGTAAAAGTTGAGCATGAAGATAATGCAGCCATGCAATCAAAAATTGAGGAAATGGAAGTGCGAATTGAAAAGCTAGAAGAGGAACTAAGAGAAGTTGCTGCACTTGAGGTGTCACTTTATTCTGTGGTACCAGAGCATGGGAGCTCAGCGCACAAAGTGCACACACCTGCTCGTCGCCTTTCTAGGTTATATATACATGCTTGTAAGCATTGGACCCAAGACCGGCGGGCGACAATTGCCAAGAATACTGTTTCTGGCCTTATTTTGGTGGCCAAATCTTGTGGTAATGATGTTTCAAG GTTAACTTACTGGTTGTCAAATACTGTTGTGCTGAGAGAGATACTTTCACAAGCCTTTGGGAGCTCATTTCAAACTAGCCACCTTGTGAGGTTAGCCGAGTCAAATGGGAAGTCTACAGCACTGAAATGGAAAGTTGGCTCCATTGGCAAACAAGGAAAGGGCTTTGTGAAGTTTGTTGAAGATTGGCAAGAGACAGGAACATTCGGATCTGCACTAGAAAGAGTAGAATCATGGATATTCTCTCGGCTAGTGGAATCAGTATGGTGGCAG GCCTTGACTCCTTATATGCAGTCTCCAGTTGGAGACTCGTCAAATAAGTCCATTGGGAGGCTTTGGGGACCTTCCCTAGGTGATCAGAAGCAAGGGAGCTTTTCCATGAATCTATGGAGAAATGCTTTTCAAGATGCTTTTCAGCGGCTCTGTCCTGTTCGAGCAGGAGGTCATGAGTGTGGTTGTTTGCCTGTTTTGGCTAGAATG GTCATGGAACAGTGCATAGCTAGACTAGATGTAGCAATGTTCAATGCAATTCTTCGGGAGTCAGCACTTGAGATCCCAACTGATCCTGTATCAGATCCTATTGTGGATTCGAAGGTTTTGCCAATTCCCGCAGGAGATTTGAGCTTTGGTTCTGGTGCACAGATGAAAAATTCT GTTGGCAATTGGTCTCGATGGCTTACTGATATGTTCGGCATGGATGTTGAAGATTGTCTGCAAGATCAGGAGAGTGGTGAGAACGATGAGAGCAGGGACAACGATAGCAAACCTAAATCTTTTCTCCTCCTTAACGATTTGAGTGACCTTCTAATGCTCCCAAAGGATATGCTTATGGATAAACAAGTCAGACGAGAG GTATGTCCATCCATCACCCTTTCGTTGATTATACGGGTGCTCTGCAACTTCACTCCTGATGAGTTCTGTCCAGATCCTGTTCCAGGAATTGTGCTGGAATCTCTGCATGAGGAG TTTATGGCGGAGAGGAAGTTGTCACCAGAATCTGCTAGGAGTTTCCCGTATGCGGCTGCTCCTGTTTTCTACGTTCCTCCCTCCTCGGCTAACGTGGCGGAGAAAGTTGCAGAGGCCGGAGGAAAGTCTCACCTAGAGAGGAATGCCTCAGCCGTTCAGAAGAGAGGATATACCAGTGATGAAGAACTGGAGGAACTTGATTCCCCTCTTACATCCATCATTGATAAGATGCCTTCATCTCCTACAGTTACTGCTAATGGAGAAGGCCATCACAACGAGCAAGGAAGTATCACAAATGTTAGATATCAACTCCTTCGAGAAGTCTGGTCCACGTGA